The following coding sequences lie in one Metallumcola ferriviriculae genomic window:
- the gcvH gene encoding glycine cleavage system protein GcvH, whose amino-acid sequence MYPQELKYSKEHEWAKIEDNQVTLGITYFAQHQLGDVVFVELPMEGDSFKKGEGFGVVESVKAVSDLYAPVSGEVVKVNEKLLEAPELVNEDPYGDGWMIVLKVNDTGELDAMMDAAAYETFVKEEE is encoded by the coding sequence ATGTATCCTCAAGAGTTAAAGTATTCAAAGGAACATGAATGGGCTAAAATCGAGGATAACCAAGTAACGTTAGGGATAACATATTTTGCTCAGCACCAGTTAGGGGATGTGGTGTTTGTGGAACTGCCTATGGAAGGAGACAGCTTTAAGAAGGGGGAAGGATTCGGCGTGGTGGAATCTGTCAAAGCGGTCTCTGACTTGTATGCGCCGGTTAGCGGCGAAGTGGTGAAGGTTAATGAGAAGCTGTTGGAGGCTCCGGAGTTGGTTAATGAAGACCCCTACGGTGATGGGTGGATGATAGTACTTAAGGTTAATGATACTGGTGAATTAGATGCTATGATGGATGCAGCCGCTTATGAGACATTTGTCAAGGAGGAGGAATAA